A window from Hemicordylus capensis ecotype Gifberg chromosome 2, rHemCap1.1.pri, whole genome shotgun sequence encodes these proteins:
- the LOC128346892 gene encoding neurogenic locus notch homolog protein 1-like isoform X6 has product MGLVSRLGAPWRAWLGCALMGIALQAQLALSAAFFDCDKPCENGGSCVVYSSRISVCICQPGLIGEHCQFQDPCHQSPCANGGSCESTLRDGTVHYQCTCLKGFRGQDCSLLDACASKPCVNGGRCTNWNGRYNCTCPPGYQGRNCRNDVDECREPGLCQHGGTCLNTPGSFRCQCQSGYTGQLCESISTPCAPSQCLNGGTCRQTGELSYECACLPGFAGHNCEINIDDCPDHLCKNAGTCVDGVNTYRCQCPPEWTGQFYTEDVDECQLQPRACHNGGTCVNTIGGHSCLCVNGWTGESCSENIDDCQSAACFSGATCHDRVASFYCECPVGRAGLLCHLDDACVSSPCREGAICDTNPVTGRAFCSCPLGLMGSACDQDVDECSLGANPCQHFGKCINTKASFQCQCGHGYTGPRCETDINECFSMPCRNNATCLDRKGGFTCICMPGFAGHNCEINIDDCPDHLCKNAGTCVDGVNTYRCQCPPEWTGQFCTEDVDECQLQPRACHNGGTCVNTIGGHSCLCVNGWTGESCSENIDDCQSAACFSGATCHDRVASFYCECPVGRAGLLCHLDDACVSSPCREGAICDTNPVTGRAFCSCPLGLMGSACDQDVDECSLGANPCQHFGKCINTKASFQCQCGHGYTGPRCETDINECFSMPCRNNATCLDRKGGFTCICMPGFAGHNCEINIDDCPDHLCKNAGTCVDGVNTYRCQCPPEWTGLLCHLDDACVSSPCREGAICDTNPVTGRAFCSCPLGLMGSACDQDVDECSLGANPCQHFGKCINTKASFQCQCGHGYTGPRCETDINECFSMPCRNNATCLDRKGGFTCICMPGFAGHNCEINIDDCPDHLCKNAGTCVDGVNTYRCQCPPEWTGQFCTEDVDECQLQPRACHNGGTCVNTIGGHSCLCVNGWTGESCSENIDDCQSAACFSGATCHDRVASFYCECPVGRAGLLCHLDDACVSSPCREGAICDTNPVTGRAFCIL; this is encoded by the exons ATGCCAGCCTGGACTGATTGGAGAGCACTGCCAATTTCAGGACCCTTGCCACCAGTCACCCTGTGCCAACGGGGGCTCATGTGAGAGCACCTTGCGTGATGGCACTGTACACTACCAGTGCACCTGTCTCAAGGGCTTCCGAG GTCAAGACTGCTCTCTGCTAGATGCCTGTGCCAGCAAGCCATGTGTTAATGGTGGCCGCTGTACCAACTGGAATGGCCGCTACAACTGTACATGCCCACCAGGCTACCAGGGACGTAACTGCCGGAATGATGTGGATGAATGTCGGGAGCCCGGTCTGTGCCAGCATGGGGGTACCTGTCTCAACACGCCTGGCTCCTTCCGCTGCCAGTGCCAGTCGGGTTACACAGGGCAGCTCTGTGAGAGCATCTCCACACCCTGTGCTCCTTCTCAGTGTCTCAATGGCGGCACTTGCCGCCAGACAGGGGAACTCAGCTATGAGTGTGCTTGCTTGCCTG GCTTTGCGGGACACAACTGTGAGATTAATATTGACGATTGTCCAGACCACTTGTGCAAGAATGCAGGCACGTGTGTGGATGGTGTCAACACCTACCGTTGCCAGTGCCCTCCAGAGTGGACAG GCCAGTTCTACACCGAGGACGTGGATGAGTGCCAGCTGCAACCCCGTGCCTGCCACAATGGGGGCACCTGCGTCAATACCATCGGGGGCCATTCGTGCCTCTGTGTCAATGGCTGGACCGGAGAGAGCTGCAGTGAGAACATTGATGACTGTCAATCCGCTGCCTGCTTTTCTGGTGCTACCTGTCATGATCGTGTGGCTTCCTTCTACTGTGAATGTCCTGTGGGCAGGGCAG GCCTCCTCTGTCATTTGGATGATGCCTGTGTCAGTAGCCCTTGCCGTGAAGGCGCCATCTGTGACACTAACCCAGTGACTGGCCGTgccttctgcagctgcccactAGGCCTCATGGGATCTGCCTGTGACCAGGATGTGGACGAATGCTCCCTTG GGGCCAATCCTTGTCAACACTTTGGCAAATGCATCAACACCAAAGCCTCCTTCCAGTGCCAATGTGGGCATGGCTACACAGGCCCGCGCTGTGAGACGGACATCAACGAGTGCTTCTCCATGCCCTGCCGGAATAACGCTACATGCCTTGACCGCAAGGGCGGGTTTACCTGCATCTGCATGCCAG GCTTTGCGGGACACAACTGTGAGATTAATATTGACGATTGTCCAGACCACTTGTGCAAGAATGCAGGCACGTGTGTGGATGGTGTCAACACCTACCGTTGCCAGTGCCCTCCAGAGTGGACAG GCCAGTTCTGCACCGAGGACGTGGATGAGTGCCAGCTGCAACCCCGTGCCTGCCACAATGGGGGCACCTGCGTCAATACCATCGGGGGCCATTCGTGCCTCTGTGTCAATGGCTGGACCGGAGAGAGCTGCAGTGAGAACATTGATGACTGTCAATCCGCTGCCTGCTTTTCTGGTGCTACCTGTCATGATCGTGTGGCTTCCTTCTACTGTGAATGTCCTGTGGGCAGGGCAG GCCTCCTCTGTCATTTGGATGATGCCTGTGTCAGTAGCCCTTGCCGTGAAGGCGCCATCTGTGACACTAACCCAGTGACTGGCCGTgccttctgcagctgcccactAGGCCTCATGGGATCTGCCTGTGACCAGGATGTGGACGAATGCTCCCTTG GGGCCAATCCATGTCAACACTTTGGCAAATGCATCAACACCAAAGCCTCCTTCCAGTGCCAATGTGGGCATGGCTACACAGGCCCGCGCTGTGAGACGGACATCAACGAGTGCTTCTCCATGCCCTGCCGGAATAACGCTACATGCCTTGACCGCAAGGGCGGGTTTACCTGCATCTGCATGCCAG GCTTTGCGGGACACAACTGTGAGATTAATATTGACGATTGTCCAGACCACTTGTGCAAGAATGCAGGCACGTGTGTGGATGGTGTCAACACCTACCGTTGCCAGTGCCCTCCAGAGTGGACAG GCCTCCTCTGTCATTTGGATGATGCCTGTGTCAGTAGCCCTTGCCGTGAAGGCGCCATCTGTGACACTAACCCAGTGACTGGCCGTgccttctgcagctgcccactAGGCCTCATGGGATCTGCCTGTGACCAGGATGTGGACGAATGCTCCCTTG GGGCCAATCCATGTCAACACTTTGGCAAATGCATCAACACCAAAGCCTCCTTCCAGTGCCAATGTGGGCATGGCTACACAGGCCCGCGCTGTGAGACGGACATCAACGAGTGCTTCTCCATGCCCTGCCGGAATAACGCTACATGCCTTGACCGCAAGGGCGGGTTTACCTGCATCTGCATGCCAG GCTTTGCGGGACACAACTGTGAGATTAATATTGACGATTGTCCAGACCACTTGTGCAAGAATGCAGGCACGTGTGTGGATGGTGTCAACACCTACCGTTGCCAGTGCCCTCCAGAGTGGACAG GCCAGTTCTGCACCGAGGACGTGGATGAGTGCCAGCTGCAACCCCGTGCCTGCCACAATGGGGGCACCTGCGTCAATACCATCGGGGGCCATTCGTGCCTCTGTGTCAATGGCTGGACCGGAGAGAGCTGCAGTGAGAACATTGATGACTGTCAATCCGCTGCCTGCTTTTCTGGTGCTACCTGTCATGATCGTGTGGCTTCCTTCTACTGTGAATGTCCTGTGGGCAGGGCAG GCCTCCTCTGTCATTTGGATGATGCCTGTGTCAGTAGCCCTTGCCGTGAAGGCGCCATCTGTGACACTAACCCAGTGACTGGCCGTGCCTTCTGCATCCTGTGA
- the LOC128346892 gene encoding neurogenic locus notch homolog protein 3-like isoform X5: MGLVSRLGAPWRAWLGCALMGIALQAQLALSAAFFDCDKPCENGGSCVVYSSRISVCICQPGLIGEHCQFQDPCHQSPCANGGSCESTLRDGTVHYQCTCLKGFRGQDCSLLDACASKPCVNGGRCTNWNGRYNCTCPPGYQGRNCRNDVDECREPGLCQHGGTCLNTPGSFRCQCQSGYTGQLCESISTPCAPSQCLNGGTCRQTGELSYECACLPGFAGHNCEINIDDCPDHLCKNAGTCVDGVNTYRCQCPPEWTGQFYTEDVDECQLQPRACHNGGTCVNTIGGHSCLCVNGWTGESCSENIDDCQSAACFSGATCHDRVASFYCECPVGRAGLLCHLDDACVSSPCREGAICDTNPVTGRAFCSCPLGLMGSACDQDVDECSLGANPCQHFGKCINTKASFQCQCGHGYTGPRCETDINECFSMPCRNNATCLDRKGGFTCICMPGFAGHNCEINIDDCPDHLCKNAGTCVDGVNTYRCQCPPEWTGLLCHLDDACVSSPCREGAICDTNPVTGRAFCSCPLGLMGSACDQDVDECSLGANPCQHFGKCINTKASFQCQCGHGYTGPRCETDINECFSMPCRNNATCLDRKGGFTCICMPGFAGHNCEINIDDCPDHLCKNAGTCVDGVNTYRCQCPPEWTGQFCTEDVDECQLQPRACHNGGTCVNTIGGHSCLCVNGWTGESCSENIDDCQSAACFSGATCHDRVASFYCECPVGRAGLLCHLDDACVSSPCREGAICDTNPVTGRAFCSCPLGLMGSACDQDVDECSLGANPCQHFGKCINTKASFQCQCGHGYTGPRCETDINECFSMPCRNNATCLDRKGGFTCICMPGFAGHNCEINIDDCPDHLCKNAGTCVDGVNTYRCQCPPEWTGQFCTEDVDECQLQPRACHNGGTCVNTIGGHSCLCVNGWTGESCSENIDDCQSAACFSGATCHDRVASFYCECPVGRAGLLCHLDDACVSSPCREGAICDTNPVTGRAFCIL; the protein is encoded by the exons ATGCCAGCCTGGACTGATTGGAGAGCACTGCCAATTTCAGGACCCTTGCCACCAGTCACCCTGTGCCAACGGGGGCTCATGTGAGAGCACCTTGCGTGATGGCACTGTACACTACCAGTGCACCTGTCTCAAGGGCTTCCGAG GTCAAGACTGCTCTCTGCTAGATGCCTGTGCCAGCAAGCCATGTGTTAATGGTGGCCGCTGTACCAACTGGAATGGCCGCTACAACTGTACATGCCCACCAGGCTACCAGGGACGTAACTGCCGGAATGATGTGGATGAATGTCGGGAGCCCGGTCTGTGCCAGCATGGGGGTACCTGTCTCAACACGCCTGGCTCCTTCCGCTGCCAGTGCCAGTCGGGTTACACAGGGCAGCTCTGTGAGAGCATCTCCACACCCTGTGCTCCTTCTCAGTGTCTCAATGGCGGCACTTGCCGCCAGACAGGGGAACTCAGCTATGAGTGTGCTTGCTTGCCTG GCTTTGCGGGACACAACTGTGAGATTAATATTGACGATTGTCCAGACCACTTGTGCAAGAATGCAGGCACGTGTGTGGATGGTGTCAACACCTACCGTTGCCAGTGCCCTCCAGAGTGGACAG GCCAGTTCTACACCGAGGACGTGGATGAGTGCCAGCTGCAACCCCGTGCCTGCCACAATGGGGGCACCTGCGTCAATACCATCGGGGGCCATTCGTGCCTCTGTGTCAATGGCTGGACCGGAGAGAGCTGCAGTGAGAACATTGATGACTGTCAATCCGCTGCCTGCTTTTCTGGTGCTACCTGTCATGATCGTGTGGCTTCCTTCTACTGTGAATGTCCTGTGGGCAGGGCAG GCCTCCTCTGTCATTTGGATGATGCCTGTGTCAGTAGCCCTTGCCGTGAAGGCGCCATCTGTGACACTAACCCAGTGACTGGCCGTgccttctgcagctgcccactAGGCCTCATGGGATCTGCCTGTGACCAGGATGTGGACGAATGCTCCCTTG GGGCCAATCCTTGTCAACACTTTGGCAAATGCATCAACACCAAAGCCTCCTTCCAGTGCCAATGTGGGCATGGCTACACAGGCCCGCGCTGTGAGACGGACATCAACGAGTGCTTCTCCATGCCCTGCCGGAATAACGCTACATGCCTTGACCGCAAGGGCGGGTTTACCTGCATCTGCATGCCAG GCTTTGCGGGACACAACTGTGAGATTAATATTGACGATTGTCCAGACCACTTGTGCAAGAATGCAGGCACGTGTGTGGATGGTGTCAACACCTACCGTTGCCAGTGCCCTCCAGAGTGGACAG GCCTCCTCTGTCATTTGGATGATGCCTGTGTCAGTAGCCCTTGCCGTGAAGGCGCCATCTGTGACACTAACCCAGTGACTGGCCGTgccttctgcagctgcccactAGGCCTCATGGGATCTGCCTGTGACCAGGATGTGGACGAATGCTCCCTTG GGGCCAATCCATGTCAACACTTTGGCAAATGCATCAACACCAAAGCCTCCTTCCAGTGCCAATGTGGGCATGGCTACACAGGCCCGCGCTGTGAGACGGACATCAACGAGTGCTTCTCCATGCCCTGCCGGAATAACGCTACATGCCTTGACCGCAAGGGCGGGTTTACCTGCATCTGCATGCCAG GCTTTGCGGGACACAACTGTGAGATTAATATTGACGATTGTCCAGACCACTTGTGCAAGAATGCAGGCACGTGTGTGGATGGTGTCAACACCTACCGTTGCCAGTGCCCTCCAGAGTGGACAG GCCAGTTCTGCACCGAGGACGTGGATGAGTGCCAGCTGCAACCCCGTGCCTGCCACAATGGGGGCACCTGCGTCAATACCATCGGGGGCCATTCGTGCCTCTGTGTCAATGGCTGGACCGGAGAGAGCTGCAGTGAGAACATTGATGACTGTCAATCCGCTGCCTGCTTTTCTGGTGCTACCTGTCATGATCGTGTGGCTTCCTTCTACTGTGAATGTCCTGTGGGCAGGGCAG GCCTCCTCTGTCATTTGGATGATGCCTGTGTCAGTAGCCCTTGCCGTGAAGGCGCCATCTGTGACACTAACCCAGTGACTGGCCGTgccttctgcagctgcccactAGGCCTCATGGGATCTGCCTGTGACCAGGATGTGGACGAATGCTCCCTTG GGGCCAATCCATGTCAACACTTTGGCAAATGCATCAACACCAAAGCCTCCTTCCAGTGCCAATGTGGGCATGGCTACACAGGCCCGCGCTGTGAGACGGACATCAACGAGTGCTTCTCCATGCCCTGCCGGAATAACGCTACATGCCTTGACCGCAAGGGCGGGTTTACCTGCATCTGCATGCCAG GCTTTGCGGGACACAACTGTGAGATTAATATTGACGATTGTCCAGACCACTTGTGCAAGAATGCAGGCACGTGTGTGGATGGTGTCAACACCTACCGTTGCCAGTGCCCTCCAGAGTGGACAG GCCAGTTCTGCACCGAGGACGTGGATGAGTGCCAGCTGCAACCCCGTGCCTGCCACAATGGGGGCACCTGCGTCAATACCATCGGGGGCCATTCGTGCCTCTGTGTCAATGGCTGGACCGGAGAGAGCTGCAGTGAGAACATTGATGACTGTCAATCCGCTGCCTGCTTTTCTGGTGCTACCTGTCATGATCGTGTGGCTTCCTTCTACTGTGAATGTCCTGTGGGCAGGGCAG GCCTCCTCTGTCATTTGGATGATGCCTGTGTCAGTAGCCCTTGCCGTGAAGGCGCCATCTGTGACACTAACCCAGTGACTGGCCGTGCCTTCTGCATCCTGTGA
- the LOC128346892 gene encoding neurogenic locus notch homolog protein 3-like isoform X3, with translation MGLVSRLGAPWRAWLGCALMGIALQAQLALSAAFFDCDKPCENGGSCVVYSSRISVCICQPGLIGEHCQFQDPCHQSPCANGGSCESTLRDGTVHYQCTCLKGFRGQDCSLLDACASKPCVNGGRCTNWNGRYNCTCPPGYQGRNCRNDVDECREPGLCQHGGTCLNTPGSFRCQCQSGYTGQLCESISTPCAPSQCLNGGTCRQTGELSYECACLPGFAGHNCEINIDDCPDHLCKNAGTCVDGVNTYRCQCPPEWTGLLCHLDDACVSSPCREGAICDTNPVTGRAFCSCPLGLMGSACDQDVDECSLGANPCQHFGKCINTKASFQCQCGHGYTGPRCETDINECFSMPCRNNATCLDRKGGFTCICMPGFAGHNCEINIDDCPDHLCKNAGTCVDGVNTYRCQCPPEWTGQFCTEDVDECQLQPRACHNGGTCVNTIGGHSCLCVNGWTGESCSENIDDCQSAACFSGATCHDRVASFYCECPVGRAGLLCHLDDACVSSPCREGAICDTNPVTGRAFCSCPLGLMGSACDQDVDECSLGANPCQHFGKCINTKASFQCQCGHGYTGPRCETDINECFSMPCRNNATCLDRKGGFTCICMPGFAGHNCEINIDDCPDHLCKNAGTCVDGVNTYRCQCPPEWTGQFCTEDVDECQLQPRACHNGGTCVNTIGGHSCLCVNGWTGESCSENIDDCQSAACFSGATCHDRVASFYCECPVGRAGLLCHLDDACVSSPCREGAICDTNPVTGRAFCSCPLGLMGSACDQDVDECSLGANPCQHFGKCINTKASFQCQCGHGYTGPRCETDINECFSMPCRNNATCLDRKGGFTCICMPGFAGHNCEINIDDCPDHLCKNAGTCVDGVNTYRCQCPPEWTGQFCTEDVDECQLQPRACHNGGTCVNTIGGHSCLCVNGWTGESCSENIDDCQSAACFSGATCHDRVASFYCECPVGRAGLLCHLDDACVSSPCREGAICDTNPVTGRAFCIL, from the exons ATGCCAGCCTGGACTGATTGGAGAGCACTGCCAATTTCAGGACCCTTGCCACCAGTCACCCTGTGCCAACGGGGGCTCATGTGAGAGCACCTTGCGTGATGGCACTGTACACTACCAGTGCACCTGTCTCAAGGGCTTCCGAG GTCAAGACTGCTCTCTGCTAGATGCCTGTGCCAGCAAGCCATGTGTTAATGGTGGCCGCTGTACCAACTGGAATGGCCGCTACAACTGTACATGCCCACCAGGCTACCAGGGACGTAACTGCCGGAATGATGTGGATGAATGTCGGGAGCCCGGTCTGTGCCAGCATGGGGGTACCTGTCTCAACACGCCTGGCTCCTTCCGCTGCCAGTGCCAGTCGGGTTACACAGGGCAGCTCTGTGAGAGCATCTCCACACCCTGTGCTCCTTCTCAGTGTCTCAATGGCGGCACTTGCCGCCAGACAGGGGAACTCAGCTATGAGTGTGCTTGCTTGCCTG GCTTTGCGGGACACAACTGTGAGATTAATATTGACGATTGTCCAGACCACTTGTGCAAGAATGCAGGCACGTGTGTGGATGGTGTCAACACCTACCGTTGCCAGTGCCCTCCAGAGTGGACAG GCCTCCTCTGTCATTTGGATGATGCCTGTGTCAGTAGCCCTTGCCGTGAAGGCGCCATCTGTGACACTAACCCAGTGACTGGCCGTgccttctgcagctgcccactAGGCCTCATGGGATCTGCCTGTGACCAGGATGTGGACGAATGCTCCCTTG GGGCCAATCCTTGTCAACACTTTGGCAAATGCATCAACACCAAAGCCTCCTTCCAGTGCCAATGTGGGCATGGCTACACAGGCCCGCGCTGTGAGACGGACATCAACGAGTGCTTCTCCATGCCCTGCCGGAATAACGCTACATGCCTTGACCGCAAGGGCGGGTTTACCTGCATCTGCATGCCAG GCTTTGCGGGACACAACTGTGAGATTAATATTGACGATTGTCCAGACCACTTGTGCAAGAATGCAGGCACGTGTGTGGATGGTGTCAACACCTACCGTTGCCAGTGCCCTCCAGAGTGGACAG GCCAGTTCTGCACCGAGGACGTGGATGAGTGCCAGCTGCAACCCCGTGCCTGCCACAATGGGGGCACCTGCGTCAATACCATCGGGGGCCATTCGTGCCTCTGTGTCAATGGCTGGACCGGAGAGAGCTGCAGTGAGAACATTGATGACTGTCAATCCGCTGCCTGCTTTTCTGGTGCTACCTGTCATGATCGTGTGGCTTCCTTCTACTGTGAATGTCCTGTGGGCAGGGCAG GCCTCCTCTGTCATTTGGATGATGCCTGTGTCAGTAGCCCTTGCCGTGAAGGCGCCATCTGTGACACTAACCCAGTGACTGGCCGTgccttctgcagctgcccactAGGCCTCATGGGATCTGCCTGTGACCAGGATGTGGACGAATGCTCCCTTG GGGCCAATCCATGTCAACACTTTGGCAAATGCATCAACACCAAAGCCTCCTTCCAGTGCCAATGTGGGCATGGCTACACAGGCCCGCGCTGTGAGACGGACATCAACGAGTGCTTCTCCATGCCCTGCCGGAATAACGCTACATGCCTTGACCGCAAGGGCGGGTTTACCTGCATCTGCATGCCAG GCTTTGCGGGACACAACTGTGAGATTAATATTGACGATTGTCCAGACCACTTGTGCAAGAATGCAGGCACGTGTGTGGATGGTGTCAACACCTACCGTTGCCAGTGCCCTCCAGAGTGGACAG GCCAGTTCTGCACCGAGGACGTGGATGAGTGCCAGCTGCAACCCCGTGCCTGCCACAATGGGGGCACCTGCGTCAATACCATCGGGGGCCATTCGTGCCTCTGTGTCAATGGCTGGACCGGAGAGAGCTGCAGTGAGAACATTGATGACTGTCAATCCGCTGCCTGCTTTTCTGGTGCTACCTGTCATGATCGTGTGGCTTCCTTCTACTGTGAATGTCCTGTGGGCAGGGCAG GCCTCCTCTGTCATTTGGATGATGCCTGTGTCAGTAGCCCTTGCCGTGAAGGCGCCATCTGTGACACTAACCCAGTGACTGGCCGTgccttctgcagctgcccactAGGCCTCATGGGATCTGCCTGTGACCAGGATGTGGACGAATGCTCCCTTG GGGCCAATCCATGTCAACACTTTGGCAAATGCATCAACACCAAAGCCTCCTTCCAGTGCCAATGTGGGCATGGCTACACAGGCCCGCGCTGTGAGACGGACATCAACGAGTGCTTCTCCATGCCCTGCCGGAATAACGCTACATGCCTTGACCGCAAGGGCGGGTTTACCTGCATCTGCATGCCAG GCTTTGCGGGACACAACTGTGAGATTAATATTGACGATTGTCCAGACCACTTGTGCAAGAATGCAGGCACGTGTGTGGATGGTGTCAACACCTACCGTTGCCAGTGCCCTCCAGAGTGGACAG GCCAGTTCTGCACCGAGGACGTGGATGAGTGCCAGCTGCAACCCCGTGCCTGCCACAATGGGGGCACCTGCGTCAATACCATCGGGGGCCATTCGTGCCTCTGTGTCAATGGCTGGACCGGAGAGAGCTGCAGTGAGAACATTGATGACTGTCAATCCGCTGCCTGCTTTTCTGGTGCTACCTGTCATGATCGTGTGGCTTCCTTCTACTGTGAATGTCCTGTGGGCAGGGCAG GCCTCCTCTGTCATTTGGATGATGCCTGTGTCAGTAGCCCTTGCCGTGAAGGCGCCATCTGTGACACTAACCCAGTGACTGGCCGTGCCTTCTGCATCCTGTGA